The following proteins are co-located in the Microvirga ossetica genome:
- a CDS encoding efflux RND transporter periplasmic adaptor subunit — translation MIQVETARLSDYAPTVRLTGEVRAQVESDLSFQVGGRITERLVNVGDRVTADQVLARLDPQQQQATVTAAAAAVQSAEAILRQATSSYERQKALLAQGYTTKREHDQAQEAFRMAQAALDTARAQFGTARDHLSDTVLRAGAPGVVTARNAEAGQVVQVAQTVFSIAQDGPRDAVFNVYESIFTRELGNPTIALTLVSDPAVMAKGTVREISPTVDRATGTVRAKVAIEHPPAAMTLGAAVVGEGRFQTRKLVMVPWSALSSGNGQPAFWIVDPRTKTVSLRPITVEGYETGKVIVREGLQPGEIVVTAGVQLLRPNQVVAFTEGATS, via the coding sequence ATGATTCAGGTCGAGACGGCTCGGCTGAGCGACTATGCACCAACGGTGCGGCTGACCGGCGAAGTCCGCGCACAGGTCGAGAGCGACCTGTCCTTTCAGGTGGGCGGTCGCATCACCGAGCGCCTGGTCAACGTTGGCGACCGCGTGACTGCCGATCAAGTGCTGGCCCGACTCGACCCGCAGCAGCAACAGGCGACGGTGACCGCCGCCGCTGCCGCCGTCCAGTCCGCCGAGGCCATTCTCCGCCAGGCGACCTCCAGCTACGAACGCCAGAAGGCGCTGCTCGCCCAGGGCTACACAACAAAGCGGGAGCACGATCAAGCTCAGGAAGCGTTCCGTATGGCGCAGGCCGCACTCGACACCGCACGGGCCCAGTTCGGCACCGCCCGCGACCATCTTTCCGACACGGTGCTGAGAGCAGGCGCCCCTGGGGTCGTCACGGCCCGCAATGCTGAGGCTGGGCAGGTCGTGCAGGTGGCGCAGACCGTCTTCTCGATCGCCCAGGACGGGCCGCGCGACGCGGTCTTCAACGTCTACGAGTCGATCTTCACTCGCGAGCTCGGCAATCCCACCATTGCGCTGACGCTGGTGTCCGATCCGGCCGTGATGGCCAAGGGCACCGTGCGTGAGATCTCCCCGACCGTGGACAGGGCAACCGGAACCGTCAGGGCCAAGGTCGCCATCGAGCATCCGCCGGCAGCGATGACACTCGGGGCCGCCGTGGTCGGCGAGGGCCGGTTCCAGACCCGCAAGCTCGTGATGGTGCCGTGGAGCGCTCTCTCGAGTGGAAACGGCCAGCCGGCCTTTTGGATCGTCGACCCTCGGACCAAGACAGTGTCGCTGAGGCCGATCACGGTTGAAGGCTATGAGACCGGAAAGGTCATCGTGCGGGAGGGGCTCCAGCCCGGTGAGATCGTCGTCACCGCGGGGGTGCAGTTGCTGCGGCCCAACCAGGTTGTTGCCTTCACCGAGGGAGCGACCTCATGA
- a CDS encoding PAS domain S-box protein, translating to MPMISRPRTVDNKLVGLPAKERLTGRSVIDTSKLDDRTGMLTSDPGFTSTAATEEKIAHIDGQTSILLSRDSPITQLRKHGDFLEESEARFRTLANMIPTIVWIAAPDGTITFVNDQWFSFCGITPEQNVRCWPELVLHPDDQACCMEAWTAALRSGCNFEIETRIRRNDGEYRWFLTRAIPVRNAEGAITAWFGTSTDIHDRKLVEEALRASEARFRTIVETANDGIWLIGVDARTQFVNARMAAMLGCTPDEMIGRSALEFTFPEDEPNHRERVGRNLAGEFEQFEIRFRRKDGAAIPVLAATSALRDELGQVSGALGMFSDMSEKKRLEEQQALLMRELHHRVKNTLSTVQALVNSTARNAPSIQNFRDSLTQRIMSLAQTHTLLFDNEMAGVQLRDILRSELEPYDDQTGTRGILTGPDLDMPSHLTLAVGMAVHELTTNAAKYGALSSPQGRVHVTWSLPAADVEKSKIRFEWMEQGGPPVAVPDRKGFGTTLLERVLSRQLGGEVEVAFAPEGLRVRVEAAFVDAARS from the coding sequence ATGCCCATGATCTCCCGCCCGCGCACCGTCGACAACAAGCTCGTCGGACTACCGGCTAAAGAAAGGTTGACCGGCCGGAGCGTCATCGACACCTCAAAGCTCGATGACCGGACAGGGATGCTCACTTCCGATCCGGGCTTCACATCGACTGCAGCAACGGAAGAGAAGATCGCCCATATCGACGGCCAGACAAGCATTCTGCTCTCTCGTGACAGCCCGATCACCCAGCTCCGGAAGCACGGCGACTTCCTTGAGGAAAGCGAGGCTCGTTTCCGTACCCTTGCCAACATGATCCCAACCATCGTCTGGATCGCGGCTCCCGACGGCACGATTACCTTCGTCAACGATCAATGGTTCAGCTTCTGTGGCATCACACCCGAACAGAATGTCCGCTGCTGGCCCGAGTTGGTGCTCCATCCCGATGATCAGGCCTGCTGCATGGAGGCATGGACCGCCGCGCTGCGGAGCGGATGCAACTTCGAAATTGAGACCCGCATCCGTCGCAATGACGGTGAGTATCGCTGGTTCCTTACCCGGGCCATTCCGGTTCGGAATGCCGAAGGAGCCATCACAGCTTGGTTTGGGACAAGCACCGACATCCATGACCGCAAGCTCGTCGAAGAGGCCCTGCGTGCCAGCGAGGCGCGGTTCCGCACCATTGTCGAGACCGCCAATGATGGGATCTGGTTGATCGGCGTGGATGCTCGGACGCAGTTCGTGAATGCCCGCATGGCGGCCATGCTGGGCTGTACCCCGGACGAGATGATCGGGCGTTCGGCGCTGGAGTTCACCTTCCCCGAGGATGAGCCGAACCACCGCGAGCGGGTTGGCCGCAATCTTGCAGGCGAATTCGAGCAGTTCGAGATCCGCTTTCGGCGTAAGGACGGTGCGGCCATTCCCGTCTTGGCCGCCACCAGCGCCCTGCGTGACGAGTTGGGGCAGGTCTCGGGTGCATTGGGCATGTTCTCTGACATGAGCGAGAAGAAGCGTCTGGAGGAGCAGCAGGCCTTGCTCATGCGCGAGCTCCATCACCGGGTGAAGAACACACTAAGCACGGTGCAGGCCTTGGTGAACTCCACGGCCCGCAACGCGCCCTCGATTCAGAACTTCAGGGATTCCTTGACCCAGAGGATCATGTCCCTCGCACAGACCCACACACTCTTGTTCGACAACGAAATGGCGGGCGTGCAGCTACGGGATATTCTGCGCAGTGAGCTCGAGCCTTATGACGATCAGACCGGCACACGCGGCATCCTGACCGGGCCGGACCTGGACATGCCTTCCCACCTCACTCTGGCTGTTGGGATGGCGGTACATGAGCTGACGACAAACGCGGCGAAATATGGAGCACTTTCCAGTCCGCAGGGACGCGTTCATGTCACATGGAGCTTGCCTGCCGCGGACGTCGAGAAGAGCAAGATCCGGTTCGAATGGATGGAGCAAGGCGGCCCCCCCGTGGCCGTGCCGGACCGCAAGGGCTTCGGAACAACGCTGCTGGAGCGAGTGCTCAGCCGTCAGCTCGGCGGGGAGGTTGAGGTAGCCTTCGCACCAGAAGGATTGCGCGTGCGGGTTGAGGCGGCCTTCGTGGATGCGGCGCGGTCATGA